One Deinococcus radiotolerans DNA window includes the following coding sequences:
- a CDS encoding sugar ABC transporter ATP-binding protein → MTDDVLLHMTGIHKAFGGVSALRGAHLHVRRGAVHALIGQNGAGKSTLLKVLTGAYRRDSGTVQFAGRAVDFTSPKQSQLAGIATIYQEVNLVRLQTVAENVLLGHEPRRFGLIDWKAMNAQAREQLARIGVDIDVTRPLAEYSLAVQQMVAIARALALNAQLVVMDEPTSSLDEREVDTLFQVVAQLSASGVSAILVSHRLDELYRACSDITVLRDGQTVYEGPLNLTKMQLVSSMLGRNLQDVTTQGQTGFTRHQHEDAVLLDAQALRRAPRLQDVGVQVRRKEVVGLAGLLGSGRTETVRALFGAEPALSGTVRFKDQPAQWRAPGDAIAAGVAFCGEDRKHDGIIPDWSVRENLTLALLPRLTRAGVVDRAAQQRVVETFARRLNVRCASLDQPIRELSGGNQQKVLLARWLCLKPDLLILDEPTRGIDVGAKAEIQGLISELAEDGLSVLMISSDLEELIEGCHRVTVLRDGRAVATLNEDDLSEERLLHAMAQGDALAAPAGGHHDRR, encoded by the coding sequence ATGACTGACGATGTCCTGCTCCACATGACCGGCATTCACAAGGCGTTCGGCGGCGTGAGCGCCCTGCGCGGCGCACACCTCCACGTGCGGCGCGGCGCGGTCCACGCCCTGATCGGGCAGAACGGCGCCGGGAAATCCACCCTGCTCAAGGTGCTGACCGGCGCCTACCGCAGGGACAGCGGTACTGTCCAGTTCGCCGGGCGGGCGGTCGATTTCACGTCCCCGAAGCAGTCGCAACTGGCGGGCATCGCGACGATCTACCAGGAAGTGAACCTGGTGCGCCTCCAGACGGTCGCGGAGAACGTCCTGCTGGGGCACGAGCCTCGCCGGTTCGGCCTGATCGACTGGAAGGCCATGAACGCGCAGGCGCGAGAGCAGCTGGCGCGCATTGGCGTCGACATTGACGTGACCCGGCCCCTGGCCGAGTACAGCCTCGCCGTCCAGCAGATGGTCGCCATTGCACGCGCCCTGGCGCTGAACGCCCAGCTGGTCGTGATGGACGAACCCACGTCCTCGCTGGACGAGCGCGAGGTGGACACCCTGTTCCAGGTGGTGGCGCAGCTGAGCGCCAGCGGCGTCTCGGCGATCCTCGTGTCGCACCGTCTGGATGAGCTGTACCGCGCGTGCAGTGACATCACCGTCCTCCGGGACGGGCAGACCGTGTACGAGGGGCCCCTGAACCTCACGAAGATGCAACTGGTTTCCAGCATGCTCGGCCGGAACCTGCAGGACGTGACCACGCAGGGTCAGACGGGCTTCACCCGTCACCAGCACGAGGATGCTGTCCTGCTCGACGCTCAGGCGCTGCGCCGCGCGCCACGCCTCCAGGACGTGGGCGTGCAGGTGCGCCGCAAGGAAGTGGTCGGCCTGGCGGGCCTGCTGGGCTCCGGCCGCACGGAGACCGTGCGCGCGCTGTTCGGCGCTGAACCCGCCCTCTCGGGCACGGTGCGCTTCAAGGACCAGCCGGCCCAGTGGCGCGCGCCGGGCGACGCCATCGCCGCGGGCGTGGCGTTCTGCGGTGAGGACCGCAAGCACGACGGCATCATCCCGGACTGGTCCGTGCGGGAGAACCTGACGCTGGCGCTGCTGCCGCGCCTGACCCGCGCGGGCGTCGTGGACCGCGCGGCGCAGCAGCGCGTCGTGGAGACCTTCGCGCGGCGCCTGAACGTCCGCTGCGCCAGCCTCGACCAGCCCATCCGGGAACTGTCCGGCGGCAACCAGCAGAAAGTCCTGCTGGCCCGCTGGCTGTGCCTGAAACCGGACCTGCTGATCCTCGATGAACCCACCCGCGGCATTGACGTGGGCGCCAAGGCCGAGATTCAGGGGCTGATCAGTGAACTGGCCGAGGACGGCCTGAGCGTCCTGATGATCTCCTCGGACCTGGAGGAACTCATCGAGGGCTGCCACCGCGTCACCGTGCTGCGCGACGGCCGCGCGGTCGCCACCCTGAACGAAGACGACCTGAGCGAGGAGCGCCTCCTGCACGCCATGGCCCAGGGGGACGCACTTGCCGCACCTGCCGGAGGACACCATGACCGCCGTTGA
- a CDS encoding L-ribulose-5-phosphate 4-epimerase — protein MSGADLRAELTALHLELPRQGLVTWTSGNISARDGEGLLIKPSGVTFEDLTPESMVRTDLHGQRTEGRLSPSSDAATHAYIYRHLPHVGGVVHTHSPYATAWAANAREIPCILTAMADEFGGPIPCGGFALIGGEEIGAEVVRVLAGHRSPAIILQNHGVFTIGPTPRAALKAAVMAEDVARTAYLAHQLGQPQPLSPADINRLYDRYTTVYGQR, from the coding sequence ATGAGCGGCGCCGATCTGCGCGCCGAACTCACCGCCCTGCACCTCGAACTGCCCCGGCAGGGCCTGGTGACGTGGACGAGCGGGAACATCAGCGCCCGCGACGGGGAGGGCCTCCTGATCAAGCCCAGCGGCGTCACCTTCGAGGATCTCACGCCGGAGTCCATGGTCCGCACCGACCTGCACGGCCAGCGCACCGAGGGCCGCCTCAGTCCCTCCTCGGACGCCGCCACGCACGCGTACATCTACCGGCACCTGCCGCACGTGGGCGGCGTCGTGCACACGCACAGCCCCTACGCGACCGCCTGGGCCGCCAACGCCCGCGAGATCCCCTGCATCCTGACCGCCATGGCCGACGAGTTCGGCGGCCCGATCCCCTGCGGCGGCTTCGCCCTGATCGGCGGGGAGGAGATCGGCGCGGAAGTCGTGCGGGTCCTCGCCGGGCACCGCAGCCCCGCGATCATCCTGCAAAACCACGGGGTCTTCACCATCGGCCCCACGCCCCGCGCCGCCCTGAAGGCCGCCGTGATGGCCGAGGACGTCGCCCGCACCGCCTACCTGGCCCACCAGCTTGGCCAGCCCCAGCCGCTGAGCCCCGCCGACATCAACCGCCTCTACGACCGGTACACCACCGTGTACGGCCAGCGCTGA
- a CDS encoding response regulator, with amino-acid sequence MTPPHRFFLIDDNAHDQLLAQEAFAELCPDCHLTSASSGRDALTMLSLADDLPEVILLDVNMPGMNGFEVLQALKADPRLSLIPVVMLSTSGASDDITAAYTLHASSYLIKANVFSEFLEQIESFLAYWRHCKLTSPVPS; translated from the coding sequence GTGACACCCCCTCACCGATTCTTCCTGATCGACGACAACGCCCACGATCAGCTCCTCGCCCAGGAAGCCTTCGCGGAACTCTGCCCCGACTGCCACCTCACCAGCGCCAGCAGCGGGCGCGACGCCCTGACCATGCTCAGCCTCGCCGATGACCTGCCCGAAGTGATCCTGCTAGACGTGAACATGCCCGGCATGAACGGTTTCGAAGTGTTACAGGCACTCAAGGCGGACCCACGCCTGAGCTTGATCCCCGTCGTGATGCTGAGCACATCAGGCGCCAGCGACGACATCACCGCGGCCTACACCCTGCACGCCAGCTCCTACCTGATCAAAGCGAACGTGTTCAGCGAGTTCCTGGAACAGATCGAGAGTTTCCTGGCGTACTGGCGGCACTGCAAGCTGACCTCACCGGTGCCCAGCTGA
- the araA gene encoding L-arabinose isomerase: protein MQHLTHPHLWFVCGSQHLYGPDTLAQVDHNARQVAQVLDASSDLPLPVAFKGVMTTPDEIRSLCLEADRDPACAGLILWMHTFSPAKMWIGGLSHLRKPFCHLHTQFNRDLPWNDIDMGFMNLNQAAHGDREAGFLHTRMRLERKVVVGHWQDPEVQARLGVWARAAWAWHDLQGAKFARFGDNMRFVAVTEGDKVSAELRFGFEVNTYAVGDLVQRVNAVRDQDLSDLLATYQDEYDVPADLRPDGARAGSLREAARIELGLRAFLSEGGFKGFTDTFEDLHGLRQLPGLATQRLMADGYGFGGEGDWKTAALVRAMKVMAHGLPGGTSFMEDYTYHLAPGQHQVLGSHMLEICPSIAAHRPRIEVHPLGIGGKEDPARLVFDAHTGRAINVSLVDLGSRFRLIVNEVEAVEHPELPRLPVARTVWECQPDFKTACAAWIYAGGAHHTGYSYAVTAEHIEDFAAIACVECAVIDGRTTLRDFRQDLRFNDLYYVLGQGLRA from the coding sequence ATGCAGCACCTCACCCACCCCCACCTCTGGTTCGTCTGCGGCTCACAGCACCTGTACGGCCCCGACACCCTCGCGCAGGTCGACCACAACGCCCGCCAGGTCGCCCAGGTGCTGGACGCCAGCAGCGACCTGCCCCTCCCCGTGGCCTTCAAGGGCGTCATGACCACCCCGGACGAGATCCGGTCACTCTGCCTGGAAGCGGACCGCGACCCGGCGTGTGCGGGCCTGATCCTCTGGATGCACACCTTCTCCCCCGCGAAGATGTGGATTGGCGGGCTCAGCCACCTGCGCAAACCCTTCTGCCACCTGCACACGCAGTTCAACCGCGACCTGCCCTGGAACGACATCGACATGGGCTTCATGAACCTCAACCAGGCCGCCCACGGCGACCGCGAGGCTGGCTTCCTGCACACCCGCATGCGCCTGGAGCGCAAGGTCGTCGTCGGGCACTGGCAGGACCCCGAGGTGCAGGCCCGGCTGGGCGTGTGGGCGCGCGCCGCGTGGGCCTGGCACGACCTTCAGGGTGCAAAATTTGCCCGCTTTGGCGACAACATGCGCTTTGTCGCCGTCACCGAAGGCGACAAGGTCAGCGCCGAGCTGCGCTTCGGCTTCGAGGTGAACACCTACGCCGTCGGTGACCTCGTCCAGCGCGTGAACGCCGTGCGCGACCAGGACCTCTCGGACCTGCTGGCCACCTACCAGGATGAATATGACGTGCCCGCTGACCTGCGCCCCGATGGCGCCCGCGCGGGCTCACTGCGCGAAGCGGCCCGCATCGAGCTGGGCCTGCGGGCGTTCCTGAGCGAGGGCGGCTTCAAGGGCTTCACCGACACCTTTGAGGACCTGCACGGGCTGCGCCAGCTGCCGGGCCTGGCCACGCAACGCCTCATGGCCGACGGGTACGGCTTCGGCGGTGAGGGCGACTGGAAGACGGCCGCGCTGGTCCGCGCGATGAAGGTCATGGCGCACGGCCTCCCGGGCGGCACGTCCTTCATGGAGGACTACACCTACCACCTCGCGCCCGGCCAGCATCAGGTGCTCGGCTCGCACATGCTCGAAATCTGCCCCAGCATTGCCGCCCACCGGCCCCGCATCGAGGTGCACCCGCTGGGCATCGGCGGCAAAGAAGACCCGGCGCGCCTCGTGTTCGACGCGCACACGGGCCGCGCCATCAACGTGTCCCTGGTCGACCTGGGCAGCCGCTTCCGGCTGATTGTCAACGAGGTCGAAGCGGTCGAGCATCCCGAACTGCCCAGGTTGCCGGTCGCGCGAACCGTGTGGGAATGCCAGCCGGACTTCAAGACCGCGTGCGCCGCGTGGATCTACGCGGGCGGCGCGCACCACACCGGGTACAGCTACGCCGTGACCGCCGAGCACATCGAGGACTTCGCCGCCATCGCCTGCGTGGAATGCGCGGTCATCGACGGCCGCACGACGCTGCGGGACTTCCGGCAGGACCTGCGGTTCAATGACCTGTACTACGTGCTGGGCCAGGGCCTGCGCGCCTGA
- a CDS encoding ABC transporter permease, translated as MAVTHPSRTLLSLARPLFGHGALIALVALVLFAAFRYDGFLSAYNVSSFFRYNAMFMLIAIGMTFVIVTGGIDLSVGSVAAMASVVAALASPHGLLAGLLAGALAGAAAGWINGLVITRLRVEPFVATLGTFLAARGAAQLLSGQNAVSVDQAGAFTRLGQGDLLGVPIPLILTLVVLGAGSVLLRFTRFGRSALSIGDNEDASRLMGFNVDRVKLGVYVISGLLAGLAGVILASQFGAGQPVEGVGWELTAIAGVVVGGTLLTGGRGSLAGSMTGVILLGLIFNVLNFENGKGVISIDVFWQNVIRGVFLLLVVIWQSNRTRAGRP; from the coding sequence ATGGCCGTCACGCATCCGTCCAGAACGCTCCTCAGCCTGGCCCGGCCCTTGTTCGGCCACGGGGCCCTGATCGCCCTGGTGGCGCTCGTCCTGTTCGCGGCCTTCCGGTACGACGGCTTCCTGAGCGCCTATAACGTCAGCAGTTTCTTCCGGTACAACGCCATGTTCATGCTGATCGCCATCGGCATGACCTTCGTGATCGTCACGGGTGGCATTGACCTCTCGGTGGGCAGCGTCGCGGCCATGGCCAGCGTCGTCGCGGCGCTGGCCAGCCCGCACGGGCTGCTCGCGGGTCTGCTCGCGGGCGCCCTGGCCGGCGCCGCGGCAGGATGGATCAACGGGCTGGTGATCACGCGCCTGCGCGTCGAGCCGTTCGTGGCGACGCTGGGCACCTTCCTGGCGGCGCGCGGCGCGGCGCAGCTGCTCTCCGGCCAGAATGCCGTGTCCGTCGATCAGGCCGGCGCGTTCACCCGCCTGGGGCAGGGCGACCTGCTGGGCGTGCCCATCCCTCTCATCCTGACCCTGGTCGTCCTGGGCGCCGGCTCGGTGCTGCTGCGCTTCACCCGCTTCGGCCGCTCGGCCCTGAGCATCGGGGACAACGAGGACGCCTCGCGCCTGATGGGCTTCAACGTCGACCGCGTGAAGCTGGGCGTGTACGTGATCTCCGGGCTGCTGGCCGGCTTGGCGGGCGTGATTCTCGCGTCGCAGTTCGGCGCGGGCCAGCCGGTCGAGGGCGTCGGGTGGGAACTGACCGCCATCGCGGGCGTCGTGGTGGGCGGCACGCTCCTCACTGGCGGGCGCGGGTCACTGGCGGGCAGCATGACCGGCGTGATCCTGCTGGGCCTGATCTTCAACGTGCTGAACTTCGAAAACGGTAAGGGCGTCATCTCCATCGACGTGTTCTGGCAGAACGTGATCCGCGGCGTGTTCCTGCTGCTCGTGGTCATCTGGCAATCCAACCGCACGCGGGCCGGGCGCCCCTAG
- a CDS encoding ABC transporter substrate-binding protein, translating to MKIQSVLLSAVAATLTLALAQGGSLPKLAVKPKYRVCFNQSEMDNPWRLAQTKSMQDEAKRLGWTLIFTNANGSAAKQVADVRSCIAQRVDAIFLTPREEKPLTPIVLEAKRAGIPLFVIDRKVDETVAKPGRDFVAFIGSDFYAEGRRAAEWLVKQTKGNAKIIELQGSTGSSPAIDRQRGFADYIKKYPGIQIVASQTGNFTRDEGRKVMEALIQAHPEATAVYAHNDEMALGAITALETAGRKPGKDITLVSIDGQKSALEAIIAGKLGATVECNPRFGVKAFQTLMDYAAGKKIAARLVNDDRFFDSMNAKQMLNSAF from the coding sequence ATGAAGATTCAGAGTGTCCTGCTGTCCGCTGTTGCCGCCACCCTCACCCTCGCCCTTGCCCAGGGGGGCAGCCTGCCGAAACTCGCAGTCAAGCCGAAATACCGCGTGTGCTTCAACCAGTCGGAAATGGACAACCCCTGGCGCCTCGCGCAGACCAAATCCATGCAGGACGAAGCCAAACGCCTCGGCTGGACCCTGATCTTCACGAACGCCAACGGCAGCGCCGCCAAACAGGTCGCCGACGTGCGCTCCTGCATCGCGCAGCGGGTCGACGCCATCTTCCTGACGCCCCGCGAGGAAAAGCCGCTCACGCCGATCGTGCTGGAAGCCAAACGCGCGGGCATTCCCCTGTTCGTCATCGACCGCAAAGTGGACGAGACGGTCGCCAAGCCCGGCCGGGACTTCGTGGCGTTCATCGGCTCGGACTTCTACGCCGAGGGCCGCCGCGCCGCCGAGTGGCTCGTCAAGCAGACCAAAGGCAACGCCAAGATCATCGAGCTTCAGGGGTCCACGGGCTCCTCCCCCGCCATTGACCGGCAGCGCGGCTTCGCGGATTACATCAAGAAGTACCCGGGCATTCAGATCGTGGCGTCCCAGACGGGGAACTTCACGCGCGACGAGGGACGCAAGGTCATGGAGGCCCTCATTCAGGCGCACCCCGAAGCGACCGCCGTGTACGCCCACAACGACGAGATGGCCCTCGGCGCGATCACCGCACTGGAAACGGCGGGCCGCAAGCCCGGCAAAGACATCACCCTGGTCAGCATCGACGGGCAGAAATCTGCCCTGGAAGCAATTATCGCGGGCAAGCTCGGCGCGACGGTCGAATGCAACCCCCGCTTTGGCGTGAAGGCCTTCCAGACGCTCATGGATTACGCCGCGGGGAAAAAGATCGCGGCGAGACTCGTGAACGACGACCGTTTCTTCGACAGCATGAACGCCAAGCAGATGCTGAACTCCGCCTTCTGA
- the araB gene encoding ribulokinase, which yields MNDTYTIGVDYGTLSGRAVLVRTRDGAQIASAAHPYLHAVITDHLPGLARPLPPEWALQHPQDYLDVLDVTVPALLRGSGVHPDDVVGIGIDFTACTVLPTTASGTPLCFLPRYAAEPHAYVKLWKHHAAQPQADRINAAAAARGEPWLARYGGKISSEWAVAKALQLLEEAPEVYHAAERFIEAADWIVWQLCGAERRNVCTAGYKAIYQGGAYPTREFFAALNPAFAEVADKFAAELHPLGALAGGLTEDAARRTGLRPGIAVAVGNVDAHVTAPAVGATGDGELVAIMGTSTCHVMNSDVLVNVPGMCGVVEGGITPGAYGYEAGQSGVGDIFAWFVAHAVPPRYHDLAEERGQTLHELLTDLGQDQPVGAHGLLALDWLSGNRSVLVNADLSGLILGLTLATRPEDLYRALIEATAFGTRLIIDTFEAAGVPVRDFTAAGGLIRNATLMQLYADVLGRPISVAASSEAPALGSAMHAAVAAGTYPDIHAAAAHMSQVRRHAYQPDPERHRRYTRLYAEYRTVHDLFGRTHPTMITLKRLRDEALAQPQPAARLEVPA from the coding sequence ATGAACGACACGTACACCATCGGCGTGGACTACGGCACGCTGTCCGGCCGGGCGGTGCTGGTCCGCACCCGCGACGGCGCCCAGATCGCCAGCGCCGCCCACCCCTACCTGCACGCCGTGATCACCGATCACCTGCCCGGCCTGGCGCGGCCCCTGCCGCCCGAGTGGGCGCTGCAGCACCCGCAGGACTACCTGGACGTGCTGGACGTCACCGTGCCGGCCCTGCTGCGGGGCAGCGGCGTTCACCCGGACGACGTGGTGGGCATCGGGATTGACTTCACCGCCTGCACGGTCCTGCCCACCACGGCCAGCGGCACGCCTCTGTGCTTCCTGCCGCGCTACGCGGCCGAACCGCACGCGTACGTCAAGCTCTGGAAGCATCACGCCGCGCAGCCACAGGCGGACCGCATCAATGCCGCCGCCGCGGCGCGGGGCGAGCCGTGGCTGGCCCGCTACGGCGGGAAGATCTCCAGCGAGTGGGCCGTCGCCAAGGCCCTCCAACTGCTCGAGGAGGCGCCCGAGGTGTACCACGCCGCCGAGCGCTTCATCGAGGCGGCCGACTGGATCGTGTGGCAGCTGTGCGGCGCCGAGCGGCGCAACGTCTGCACCGCCGGGTATAAGGCCATCTACCAGGGCGGCGCGTACCCCACGCGTGAATTCTTCGCGGCGCTGAACCCGGCCTTCGCGGAGGTAGCTGACAAGTTCGCCGCTGAGCTGCATCCGCTGGGCGCGCTGGCCGGTGGCCTGACTGAGGACGCTGCGCGGCGCACCGGCCTGCGGCCCGGGATTGCCGTGGCGGTCGGGAACGTCGATGCGCACGTCACGGCGCCCGCCGTGGGCGCCACCGGCGACGGGGAGCTCGTGGCGATCATGGGCACGTCCACCTGCCACGTGATGAACAGTGACGTGCTCGTGAACGTGCCCGGCATGTGCGGCGTCGTCGAGGGCGGCATCACGCCCGGCGCGTACGGGTACGAGGCGGGGCAGAGCGGCGTGGGTGACATCTTCGCGTGGTTCGTGGCGCACGCCGTGCCGCCCCGCTACCACGACCTGGCCGAGGAACGCGGGCAGACGCTGCACGAACTGCTCACCGACCTCGGGCAGGACCAGCCGGTCGGCGCGCACGGCCTGCTGGCGCTGGACTGGCTGAGCGGCAACCGCTCGGTGCTCGTGAACGCCGACCTGAGCGGCCTGATCCTGGGCCTGACCCTCGCCACCCGCCCGGAGGACCTCTACCGCGCCCTGATTGAGGCCACCGCGTTCGGCACGCGCCTGATCATCGACACCTTTGAAGCCGCCGGCGTGCCCGTGCGTGACTTCACGGCCGCCGGCGGCCTCATCAGGAACGCCACCCTGATGCAACTGTACGCGGACGTGCTGGGCCGGCCCATCAGCGTCGCGGCCAGCAGCGAGGCGCCCGCCCTGGGCAGCGCCATGCACGCCGCGGTGGCCGCCGGCACCTACCCGGACATCCACGCGGCCGCGGCGCACATGAGCCAGGTGCGCCGCCACGCCTACCAGCCGGACCCGGAACGGCACCGCCGCTACACCCGCCTGTACGCCGAGTACCGTACCGTGCACGACCTGTTTGGCCGCACGCACCCCACCATGATCACCCTCAAGCGCCTGCGGGACGAGGCGCTCGCCCAGCCCCAGCCGGCCGCGCGGCTGGAGGTGCCCGCATGA
- a CDS encoding LacI family DNA-binding transcriptional regulator, whose protein sequence is MSATAAPPRVTIHDVARHAGVSHQTVSRVLNEHPSVAPTTRHRVLEAIQVLRYHPNLAARSLVTQRSGTLGIVGHGLPHYGPAQMMVNIEQAARSRGYSVTLASIPELREVEIERAIMELRRQNVDGMILITNLLGVDITRIQRLCGTVPFVLVDLPDSGTAAGATIDQEAGARLAAEHLIALGHERIALLLGPQRWHDARLRLDGWHSALKRANLSPVATLEGDWSAASGFGLTQELLAGRVPFTALLVSNDQMALGALWALHERGISVPDDVSIVGFDDIPESRFFHPPLTTVRQDFAALGALSLAALVKAIEEPDVPATPAVIQPELIVRASSARARS, encoded by the coding sequence ATGTCTGCTACCGCCGCACCACCACGCGTCACCATCCACGATGTCGCCCGGCACGCTGGTGTGTCACATCAGACGGTGTCCCGGGTGCTCAATGAACACCCCAGCGTTGCCCCCACCACGCGGCACAGGGTGCTGGAGGCCATTCAGGTCCTGCGCTACCACCCGAACCTCGCCGCGAGAAGTCTGGTCACGCAGCGGTCCGGCACGCTGGGCATCGTCGGACATGGCCTGCCGCACTACGGCCCGGCCCAGATGATGGTCAATATCGAGCAGGCCGCCCGCAGCCGCGGCTACAGCGTCACCCTGGCCAGCATTCCCGAACTGCGGGAAGTTGAAATCGAGCGCGCCATCATGGAACTGCGCCGTCAGAACGTCGACGGCATGATCCTCATCACCAACCTGCTCGGCGTGGACATCACCCGCATTCAGCGGCTTTGCGGAACGGTGCCGTTCGTGCTGGTCGATCTTCCGGACTCCGGCACGGCCGCCGGAGCCACCATTGACCAGGAGGCTGGGGCGCGGCTGGCGGCCGAGCATCTCATCGCACTCGGGCATGAGCGGATCGCGCTGCTCCTCGGGCCTCAGCGCTGGCACGACGCGCGGCTGCGCCTGGACGGCTGGCACTCAGCCCTGAAGCGCGCGAACCTCAGCCCGGTGGCCACCCTGGAAGGCGACTGGAGTGCCGCCAGCGGCTTCGGCCTGACGCAGGAACTCCTGGCCGGGCGCGTGCCGTTTACGGCCCTGCTGGTCAGCAACGATCAGATGGCCCTGGGCGCTCTGTGGGCCCTGCACGAGCGGGGCATCTCCGTACCGGACGACGTGTCGATCGTCGGCTTCGACGACATTCCGGAAAGCCGCTTTTTCCACCCGCCGCTGACCACCGTGAGGCAGGACTTTGCGGCCCTCGGCGCGCTGAGCCTGGCGGCCCTCGTGAAAGCCATCGAGGAACCGGACGTTCCGGCCACCCCCGCCGTGATCCAGCCCGAGTTGATCGTCCGCGCCAGCAGCGCCCGCGCGCGGTCCTGA
- a CDS encoding HD-GYP domain-containing protein, translating to MKFGARAADPAAPPCWAQLRRLARRAEGPPIELDLHMDRVARLAALIAQAYGCPPADVQRLRQAAALHDIGKITLPVRLLHKPGPLSADEFRFVQTHCLAGANLLLGPSLLQRLAAEIALTHHERWDGQGYPHGWAGVTIPLSGRIVAVADVFDALTRDRPYKTAWTRSEAAREVHQQAGHHFDPDVVDAFERALL from the coding sequence ATGAAGTTCGGCGCCCGCGCGGCCGACCCAGCTGCGCCTCCCTGCTGGGCGCAACTGCGGCGCCTCGCACGCCGCGCCGAGGGACCGCCGATCGAACTCGACCTCCACATGGACCGGGTCGCGCGCCTCGCCGCTTTGATCGCGCAGGCGTACGGCTGCCCACCTGCGGACGTGCAGCGCCTCCGGCAGGCCGCTGCGCTGCACGACATCGGGAAGATCACCCTCCCGGTCCGTCTGCTGCACAAACCTGGCCCTCTCTCCGCCGACGAGTTCAGGTTCGTGCAGACCCACTGCCTCGCTGGTGCGAACCTGCTCCTCGGTCCCTCGCTCCTGCAGCGGCTTGCGGCGGAAATCGCCCTGACCCACCACGAACGCTGGGATGGGCAGGGATACCCCCACGGGTGGGCGGGGGTGACGATTCCCCTCTCCGGCCGGATTGTGGCCGTGGCAGACGTATTCGACGCCCTGACCCGGGACCGGCCGTACAAAACTGCCTGGACCCGCTCAGAGGCCGCGCGCGAGGTGCACCAGCAGGCGGGACACCATTTCGATCCAGACGTGGTTGACGCGTTCGAACGCGCCCTTCTCTAG
- a CDS encoding ABC transporter permease, which produces MTAVDARPPAPRPALLLTQYSALLALLALIALNALTTPNFLTLTALNINMTQTATILIVAVGMTYVIATGGIDLSVGSIMAISGALAPLLFLQSGLPAGIGIPLAVILPVLAAGLCGAFNGLLVTRFRIQPIIATLVLFIAGRGIAQVISGGQLINFPDARFKFLGSSVVFGLNIQVVLMLVIVAAAIWALRATLFGRYVIAVGGNPEAARLAGVPVTRTKVLVYTLSGMLAGLAGLITIAVNNSSDANLVGQNMELDAIAAVAVGGTALSGGKVSLVGTLIGALFIQLLRYTLLVKGVPDAAALIVKAAIIVGAVALQARRRS; this is translated from the coding sequence ATGACCGCCGTTGACGCCCGGCCGCCCGCGCCGCGCCCCGCCCTGCTGCTCACCCAGTACAGCGCCCTGCTGGCCCTGCTCGCGCTGATCGCCCTGAATGCGCTGACCACGCCGAACTTCCTGACACTCACCGCCCTGAACATCAACATGACCCAGACCGCGACCATCCTGATCGTGGCGGTGGGCATGACGTACGTGATCGCCACGGGCGGCATCGACCTGTCCGTGGGGTCCATCATGGCGATCAGTGGCGCCCTGGCGCCGCTGCTGTTCCTGCAGAGCGGCCTGCCTGCGGGTATCGGCATTCCGCTGGCGGTGATCCTGCCGGTCCTCGCGGCCGGACTGTGCGGCGCGTTCAATGGCCTGCTGGTCACGCGCTTCCGGATTCAGCCGATCATTGCGACGCTGGTGTTGTTCATCGCCGGGCGGGGCATCGCGCAGGTGATCAGCGGCGGTCAGCTGATCAACTTCCCGGACGCGCGCTTCAAGTTCCTGGGCAGCAGCGTGGTATTCGGCCTCAACATTCAGGTGGTCCTGATGCTGGTCATCGTGGCCGCCGCCATATGGGCGCTGCGCGCCACGCTGTTCGGCCGGTACGTCATCGCCGTGGGCGGCAACCCGGAAGCGGCGCGGCTCGCCGGGGTGCCCGTCACGCGCACGAAGGTGCTCGTGTACACCCTCAGCGGCATGCTGGCCGGCCTGGCGGGCCTGATCACCATCGCCGTGAACAACTCGTCGGACGCGAACCTGGTCGGGCAGAACATGGAACTCGACGCCATTGCGGCCGTCGCGGTGGGCGGCACGGCGCTCAGTGGCGGGAAGGTCTCGCTGGTCGGCACGCTCATCGGGGCGCTGTTCATTCAGCTGCTGCGCTACACGCTGCTCGTCAAGGGCGTGCCGGACGCCGCCGCACTGATCGTCAAGGCAGCCATTATCGTCGGCGCGGTGGCCCTGCAGGCCCGCAGGAGGAGCTGA